A stretch of the Cellulomonas sp. WB94 genome encodes the following:
- a CDS encoding PadR family transcriptional regulator produces MHTENDKRAAEGARMAVNEAIPSQFRKGVVELAILALLHDGEAYGAEIVDRLGAYPGLAISAGTAYPLLSRLKKSGLITSVWRESPSGPPRKYYRLSVDGDDAFGSMAKAWVDMRDAMDSLLRGGSRS; encoded by the coding sequence ATGCACACCGAGAACGACAAGCGTGCGGCGGAGGGAGCGAGGATGGCCGTCAACGAGGCGATCCCGTCCCAGTTCCGCAAGGGCGTCGTCGAGCTTGCGATCCTCGCCCTCCTGCACGACGGCGAGGCCTACGGAGCCGAGATCGTCGACAGGCTCGGTGCCTACCCCGGCCTCGCGATCAGCGCGGGCACGGCCTACCCGCTCCTGTCCCGGCTGAAGAAGTCGGGGCTCATCACCTCGGTGTGGCGCGAGTCGCCGTCCGGGCCGCCGCGCAAGTACTACCGGCTGTCGGTCGACGGCGACGACGCGTTCGGCAGCATGGCCAAGGCCTGGGTCGACATGCGGGACGCGATGGACAGCCTCCTGCGAGGGGGGAGCAGGTCATGA
- a CDS encoding DUF6191 domain-containing protein — translation MTFAVGVVVAALVAVGIVQLTSHRSARRDGADSAVSGMLGELIDVFQPSRSNVTREREWQRTAIVQRPSEAPPFDVDLDAGVVRIRPDDPTDPVA, via the coding sequence ATGACCTTCGCGGTGGGCGTCGTGGTCGCGGCTCTCGTCGCCGTCGGCATCGTGCAGCTCACGTCGCATCGGAGCGCGCGGCGCGACGGCGCGGACTCGGCGGTGTCCGGGATGCTCGGCGAGCTCATCGACGTGTTCCAGCCGAGCCGCAGCAACGTGACGCGCGAGCGTGAGTGGCAGCGGACCGCCATCGTCCAGCGACCGTCCGAGGCGCCGCCGTTCGACGTCGACCTGGACGCCGGGGTCGTGCGGATCAGACCGGACGACCCCACAGACCCCGTCGCGTAG
- a CDS encoding TM0106 family RecB-like putative nuclease produces MFLLDDGAIVHSASDLTAAATCEYAVLRVLDAKLGRAEPVEAAADAMLARAAVLGGAHEQRVLQQLRDEHGPWDPAAGTGVVEIERPAGRLARDRFALEAAHQETLSALRDGADVIYQAGFFDGRFTGWADFLVRDREAEVGTDAPYYSVYDAKLARHAKIPALLQLAAYGDHLRADGVRVAPDVHLILGDRTVTSHRLDDLVPVYREREDRLLSIFATHVADDAPVAWGDARFRACGRCDVCSPEIERTRDVLLVAGLRSTQRARLHDDGIRTIDELAVSAGSVAGIGAATLTSLRAQARLQVLQSPAGASGLAPDDAPATAPSTGAALPTAPPRVEFELFAPDVVGTLPLPDPGDIFFDFEGDPLWAEPDSTVWGLEYLFGVVEAPGTPGAVPVFRPFWAHDRIQEKQALVDFLDYVRARLAAHPDLHIYHYAPYEKSALQRLAGRHGVGEAEVDDLLRRGVLVDLYATVRASLRTGQRSYSIKKLEPLYMDTARDEGGVTTAGDSIVEYADACALRDAGDLVGWEKRLEQIAVYNEYDCVSTLRLRDWLLARAAEQGVTPHAPAPPDDSVDGVVDPAADGDPLVDELLAFADNRTIGAPGA; encoded by the coding sequence ATGTTCCTGCTCGACGACGGCGCGATCGTCCACAGCGCGAGCGACCTCACGGCCGCCGCGACCTGCGAGTACGCGGTTCTGCGGGTGCTCGACGCGAAGCTCGGGCGCGCCGAGCCGGTCGAGGCCGCGGCCGACGCGATGCTTGCGCGGGCGGCCGTCCTCGGCGGCGCCCACGAGCAGCGCGTGCTCCAGCAGCTCCGCGACGAGCACGGTCCGTGGGACCCCGCGGCGGGCACGGGCGTCGTCGAGATCGAACGGCCCGCGGGCCGGCTCGCGCGCGACCGGTTCGCGCTCGAGGCAGCCCACCAGGAGACCCTCTCCGCTCTGCGCGACGGGGCGGACGTGATCTACCAGGCCGGGTTCTTCGACGGCCGGTTCACCGGGTGGGCCGACTTCCTCGTCCGGGACCGAGAGGCCGAGGTCGGAACGGATGCGCCGTATTACAGTGTGTACGACGCCAAGCTTGCGCGGCACGCGAAGATCCCCGCGCTCCTCCAGCTCGCCGCGTACGGCGACCATCTGCGCGCCGACGGGGTCCGCGTCGCGCCCGACGTGCACCTGATCCTCGGCGACCGCACCGTGACAAGCCACCGCCTCGACGACCTCGTGCCCGTCTACCGCGAGCGCGAGGACCGCCTGCTCTCGATCTTCGCGACCCACGTGGCCGACGACGCACCGGTTGCCTGGGGCGACGCGCGCTTCCGGGCGTGCGGTCGCTGCGACGTGTGCTCCCCGGAGATCGAGCGCACCCGGGACGTGCTGCTCGTGGCGGGCCTTCGCTCGACGCAGCGGGCGCGCCTGCACGACGACGGGATCCGCACGATCGACGAGCTCGCCGTGAGCGCGGGGTCGGTGGCGGGGATCGGCGCTGCGACCCTGACCTCGCTGCGGGCCCAGGCCCGGCTGCAGGTCCTGCAGTCCCCGGCCGGCGCGAGTGGACTGGCGCCGGACGACGCGCCGGCGACAGCACCGAGCACCGGCGCGGCACTGCCGACCGCACCGCCGCGGGTCGAGTTCGAGCTGTTCGCGCCCGACGTCGTCGGCACGCTGCCCCTGCCCGACCCCGGTGACATCTTCTTCGACTTCGAGGGCGACCCGCTGTGGGCCGAGCCCGACTCGACGGTGTGGGGCCTGGAGTACCTGTTCGGCGTGGTCGAGGCACCCGGGACGCCCGGCGCAGTGCCGGTGTTCCGGCCGTTCTGGGCCCACGACCGCATCCAGGAGAAGCAGGCGCTGGTCGACTTCCTCGACTACGTCCGCGCTCGCCTCGCTGCGCACCCTGACCTGCACATCTACCACTACGCGCCCTACGAGAAGTCCGCGCTCCAACGGCTGGCCGGCCGGCACGGGGTCGGTGAGGCAGAGGTCGACGACCTCCTGCGGCGGGGCGTGCTCGTCGACCTCTACGCGACCGTCCGTGCGAGCCTGCGCACCGGGCAGCGCTCGTACTCGATCAAGAAGCTCGAGCCGCTCTACATGGACACGGCCCGCGACGAGGGCGGTGTGACGACGGCCGGCGACTCGATCGTCGAGTACGCCGACGCGTGCGCGCTGCGGGACGCGGGCGACCTGGTCGGCTGGGAGAAGAGGCTCGAGCAGATCGCGGTCTACAACGAGTACGACTGCGTCTCGACGCTCCGGCTGCGCGACTGGCTGCTCGCGCGCGCGGCTGAGCAGGGCGTGACGCCGCACGCGCCTGCTCCGCCCGACGACTCGGTCGATGGCGTCGTCGACCCCGCGGCCGACGGCGACCCGCTCGTCGACGAGCTGCTCGCGTTCGCCGACAACCGGACCATCGGCGCCCCGGGCGCATGA
- a CDS encoding ATP-binding protein, producing MTDVDDRGPDDRAPLSLQAPAPLGVPVAGRTPDQQAVAMLAACLRYHQREEKPFWWAHYDRLLSDPDEWTDKRSTFVADSVGVLEPWHVPPGMKAARRRLRMVGRIEPGSDLRVGAQPYALYDAPLPPGAQTSARGTRGWTAGITVVDVGVETAHEAADARASDLHGDRPRSAPRDVLVVVDQPAMALARHDRLPMALAPNAPPKTAGIARVIRALAERVAAGLPGLPDQPALDLLRRVPPRTRSGNGLPAVVEGPRGYIDAITAAVLDLDGSYLAVQGPPGTGKTYTGARVIAGLVARGWHIGVVAQSHAVVENMLTAIAGAGVPTAQLGKKPNGTPGPATPWCSLTPDPAFGRFYAAQTGGYVVGGTAWDFTNAKRLPGAPLDLLVIDEAGQFALADTVAVSVAARNLLLLGDPQQLPQVTQGTHPEPVDRSALGWLTDGHDTLPDDLGYFLARSWRLHPALCAAVSQLSYDGRLTSVDAAAERSLDGIDPGVHCVRVEHTGNAVSSVEEADAVVRLARDVIGRRWHDPRRDAPALAVDRPLEQGDVMVVAAYNAQVWTVRRALDAAGLRAVRVGTVDKFQGQEAPVVLVSMAASSPDDVPRGMEFLLDRNRVNVAVSRGQWCAVAVRSTALTDYLPTTPDGLEELGAFVGLCATGVPAR from the coding sequence ATGACCGACGTCGACGACCGAGGGCCCGACGACCGCGCTCCCCTCAGCCTCCAGGCGCCCGCGCCGCTCGGCGTGCCGGTCGCCGGGCGTACCCCGGACCAGCAGGCCGTCGCGATGCTCGCGGCCTGTCTGCGGTACCACCAGCGTGAGGAGAAGCCGTTCTGGTGGGCGCACTACGACCGCCTCCTCAGCGACCCCGACGAGTGGACCGACAAGCGCAGCACGTTCGTCGCCGACTCCGTGGGCGTCCTCGAGCCGTGGCACGTGCCGCCCGGGATGAAGGCCGCGCGTCGTCGGCTGCGGATGGTCGGGCGGATCGAGCCCGGCAGCGACCTGCGGGTCGGCGCCCAGCCCTACGCCCTCTACGACGCGCCGCTACCGCCAGGGGCGCAGACCAGCGCGCGCGGTACCCGGGGGTGGACCGCGGGGATCACTGTGGTTGATGTCGGCGTCGAGACCGCTCACGAGGCGGCCGACGCCCGCGCCTCGGACCTGCACGGCGACCGTCCGCGCAGCGCGCCCCGCGACGTCCTCGTCGTCGTGGACCAGCCCGCGATGGCCCTCGCCCGCCACGACCGCCTCCCGATGGCCCTCGCCCCGAACGCACCCCCCAAGACGGCGGGCATCGCGCGCGTGATCCGCGCCCTCGCCGAACGGGTCGCCGCGGGACTGCCCGGCCTGCCGGACCAGCCCGCGCTGGACCTGCTGCGGCGTGTACCGCCGCGCACCCGGAGCGGGAATGGTCTGCCCGCCGTGGTCGAGGGGCCGCGCGGGTACATCGACGCGATCACGGCGGCGGTGCTCGACCTCGACGGCTCCTACCTCGCCGTCCAGGGCCCGCCTGGAACCGGGAAGACCTACACCGGGGCCCGCGTCATCGCCGGTCTCGTCGCCCGCGGCTGGCACATCGGGGTCGTCGCGCAGTCGCACGCGGTCGTCGAGAATATGCTGACCGCGATCGCCGGGGCGGGCGTGCCAACCGCGCAGCTGGGCAAGAAGCCCAACGGCACCCCCGGTCCGGCCACACCCTGGTGCAGCCTGACGCCCGACCCGGCGTTCGGGCGGTTCTACGCGGCGCAGACCGGTGGGTACGTCGTCGGCGGGACCGCCTGGGACTTCACCAACGCCAAGCGGCTGCCGGGTGCGCCGCTCGACCTGCTCGTCATCGACGAGGCCGGGCAGTTCGCGCTCGCCGACACCGTCGCCGTGTCGGTCGCGGCGCGGAACCTCCTGCTGCTCGGTGACCCGCAGCAGCTGCCGCAGGTCACCCAGGGCACCCACCCCGAACCCGTCGACCGCTCGGCCCTCGGGTGGCTCACCGACGGTCACGACACCCTGCCCGACGATCTCGGCTACTTCCTCGCGCGCAGCTGGCGCCTGCACCCCGCCCTGTGCGCGGCCGTGTCGCAGCTGTCCTACGACGGCCGGCTGACCAGCGTCGACGCCGCCGCCGAGCGATCGCTCGACGGGATCGACCCGGGCGTGCACTGCGTGCGGGTCGAGCACACCGGCAACGCGGTCTCGTCCGTCGAGGAGGCGGACGCGGTCGTGCGGCTCGCGCGCGACGTCATCGGGCGGCGCTGGCACGACCCGCGCCGCGACGCTCCCGCCCTCGCGGTCGACCGGCCGCTCGAGCAGGGTGACGTCATGGTGGTCGCGGCCTACAACGCCCAGGTGTGGACGGTTCGCCGCGCCCTCGATGCCGCCGGGCTGCGCGCGGTCCGCGTCGGGACCGTCGACAAGTTCCAGGGCCAGGAGGCGCCCGTCGTGCTCGTGTCGATGGCCGCGTCCTCGCCCGACGACGTGCCGCGCGGCATGGAGTTCCTGCTCGACCGGAACCGGGTCAACGTCGCGGTGTCCCGCGGGCAGTGGTGCGCGGTCGCCGTGCGCTCGACGGCGCTCACCGACTACCTGCCGACGACGCCCGACGGCCTCGAGGAGCTGGGGGCGTTCGTCGGGCTGTGCGCGACCGGCGTGCCGGCACGCTGA
- a CDS encoding alpha/beta hydrolase-fold protein, with protein sequence MTAGAPLSRRAVLTGAAVLVGVGALGAAGVATGVVPGSAGIRRRLGLDGPDGVVPDVVAGTVTTRSVESAARGTRVSLGTMTPAGVDAAGLPVLLALHGRGANAQTLVDLGLPEFLTAAVQAGASPFAIAAVDGGDRYWHAVGSDDPQAMLRDEVPAWLADAGLGPVFGALGISMGAFGALLWARLAATPPTAVVAISPALFPTWGDAKVRDVFVDEADWAESEPLRHLDAIDGSTLGVWCGTEDPFVSAARELADGTGAAAAHFDPGAHTEGYWRRVLPDALAFAAAEVPRV encoded by the coding sequence ATGACCGCAGGTGCACCCCTCAGTCGCCGCGCGGTCCTCACGGGAGCGGCCGTCCTGGTGGGTGTCGGAGCGCTCGGCGCCGCGGGTGTCGCGACCGGCGTCGTGCCCGGATCGGCGGGGATCCGTCGCCGCCTCGGCCTCGACGGGCCCGACGGCGTGGTCCCGGACGTGGTGGCGGGCACCGTGACGACACGCAGCGTCGAGTCGGCGGCCCGCGGTACCCGGGTGAGCCTCGGGACGATGACGCCCGCGGGGGTCGACGCCGCCGGGCTCCCCGTCCTGCTCGCGCTGCACGGGCGCGGCGCGAACGCCCAGACCCTCGTCGACCTCGGGCTGCCCGAGTTCCTGACAGCGGCGGTCCAGGCCGGCGCCTCACCGTTCGCGATCGCGGCCGTCGACGGCGGAGACCGCTACTGGCACGCGGTCGGGTCCGACGACCCCCAGGCCATGCTGCGCGACGAGGTCCCCGCTTGGCTCGCGGACGCGGGGCTCGGGCCGGTGTTCGGCGCGCTCGGCATCTCGATGGGCGCGTTCGGCGCACTGCTGTGGGCACGACTCGCCGCAACCCCGCCTACGGCGGTCGTCGCCATCAGTCCCGCGCTGTTCCCCACGTGGGGTGACGCGAAGGTGCGCGACGTCTTTGTGGACGAGGCCGACTGGGCCGAGTCGGAACCGCTGCGCCACCTCGACGCGATCGACGGCTCGACCCTCGGGGTGTGGTGCGGCACCGAGGATCCGTTCGTGTCGGCCGCCCGCGAGCTCGCCGACGGGACCGGGGCGGCTGCTGCGCACTTCGACCCCGGCGCCCACACCGAGGGCTACTGGCGCCGCGTGCTCCCGGACGCGCTGGCGTTCGCCGCGGCCGAGGTTCCGCGCGTGTGA
- a CDS encoding DUF5668 domain-containing protein, translating into MNQRPLSQVLVGLLIVAVGVSALLVQLGAVDLDLGELIATWWPLVIVLAGAAALVSVPRAWIGPVTVIAVGVFLQLSTLGLITVNLWSIVWPIAIILFGLTVLTGLGTRAADDKSVNSAVIWWGSERRTTSHDFRGGSLSAIMGGISVDLREADIVDRAEISVFVFWGGVDIKVPPTWRVRVGGLPLLGGWEDKTSQLPGPDAPELVVHITAIMGGVDIKN; encoded by the coding sequence GTGAACCAGCGGCCGCTCTCCCAGGTCCTTGTCGGTCTCCTCATCGTCGCCGTCGGGGTGAGCGCGCTGCTCGTGCAGCTCGGCGCTGTCGACCTCGACCTCGGCGAGCTCATCGCGACGTGGTGGCCGCTGGTGATCGTCCTGGCCGGAGCGGCCGCGCTCGTGTCGGTGCCGCGGGCCTGGATCGGGCCCGTCACCGTCATCGCCGTCGGGGTCTTCCTCCAGCTCAGCACGCTGGGTCTGATCACCGTCAACCTGTGGTCGATCGTGTGGCCGATCGCGATCATCCTCTTCGGCCTTACCGTGCTGACCGGGCTGGGTACGCGCGCGGCCGACGACAAGTCCGTCAACTCCGCGGTCATCTGGTGGGGGTCCGAGCGCCGCACGACGAGCCACGACTTCAGGGGCGGCAGCCTGAGCGCCATCATGGGCGGGATCAGCGTCGACCTGCGTGAGGCGGACATCGTCGACCGCGCCGAGATCTCGGTCTTCGTGTTCTGGGGCGGCGTCGACATCAAGGTCCCCCCGACCTGGCGGGTCCGGGTGGGCGGGCTGCCGCTGCTCGGCGGGTGGGAGGACAAGACATCCCAGCTGCCGGGGCCCGACGCCCCTGAGCTCGTCGTGCACATCACCGCGATCATGGGCGGCGTCGACATCAAGAACTGA
- a CDS encoding HNH endonuclease family protein, producing the protein MDAARYPVSAADLAAGRSALDALPVKGRAPTTGYDRSAFGQAWADVDRNGCDTRNDILARDLAGATFKPGTRDCVVLAGTLDDPYSGEVRQFVRGAGSAAVQIDHVVALADAWQKGAQQWAPETREAFANDPANLLAVDGPLNQEKGAGDAATWLPPNTGYRCVYALRQVRVKAAYGLWVTAAERDAMRRQLDRCVVADVRAP; encoded by the coding sequence ATCGACGCGGCGCGCTACCCCGTCTCGGCCGCGGACCTCGCGGCGGGACGGTCCGCGCTCGACGCCCTGCCCGTCAAAGGCCGTGCGCCGACGACCGGCTACGACCGCAGCGCGTTCGGTCAGGCGTGGGCAGACGTCGACCGCAACGGCTGCGACACGCGCAACGACATCCTGGCCCGGGACCTAGCGGGTGCGACGTTCAAACCCGGGACCCGCGACTGCGTCGTGCTGGCCGGGACGCTCGACGACCCGTACAGCGGCGAGGTGCGGCAGTTCGTGCGGGGCGCCGGCAGCGCGGCCGTGCAGATCGACCACGTCGTCGCACTGGCCGACGCCTGGCAGAAGGGCGCGCAGCAGTGGGCACCCGAGACCCGCGAGGCGTTCGCGAACGACCCGGCCAACCTGCTCGCGGTCGACGGTCCGCTCAACCAGGAGAAGGGTGCGGGCGACGCCGCGACCTGGCTGCCGCCCAACACCGGCTACCGCTGCGTGTACGCGCTGCGGCAGGTCCGCGTGAAGGCGGCCTACGGCCTGTGGGTCACGGCCGCCGAGCGGGACGCGATGCGCCGCCAGCTCGACCGGTGCGTCGTCGCCGACGTCAGAGCGCCGTGA
- a CDS encoding DUF3320 domain-containing protein — protein MTNLLTRAVADGKRVLFVAEKRAALDVVRARLDEVGLGPFSLDLHDKASKPSAVRAQVRAALDHTVDVDEQGLEVELETLRAARSALARYAERLHAPNGAGLSFYSARTSLLALGGGAVGGPVGGAALGPVLPVPIDLLDAAGATRLASIRRALELLPDTAEPARPRPDHPWGFVGLADPARIDVPAVARAVGAVDAALRTATVHVGPATPALGAARHHVDLATLANLAAADGVTLDELDDTRAPRWREAAEALVDEVAAFGSAPHPGLELVVPDVLGLPLGELAVEAHAAAASSWFGRRRRLAAIADHLRPGLRLGAIVKPARVPELTASLAALQAAAENLAFRAEQLAGVALPATWNPMVPEALDELTAQVEWLTWAGAAVDPDGDDPTADPFVRALRELLGGGVRGAIAAGTIEGLDELARAAAALMTTVAATPEQVARWSADVGVVGRWIATAEGRAARPTQDATPVRRGDRTAEIDPVPLTRWVAFVGALEPLRHAHLLAAREALLLGTVDSTAAVNALGRGVALASARERRVATGLDGFDPLVQQHTIERFTAAARTVRDLQRAAIPAEIVRSRSFDAGSAAGQTGALGRELARQRGGLGVRGLMSTYGDLITRALPCVLVSPDSLARFFPVQENLFDLVVFDEASQIRVADAVGAMGRARSVVVVGDSQQLPPTSFAEVSGGDPLDDPEDPALGVLTVEDEESILSECVQARVPRHWLSWHYRSQDESLIAFSNHQYYEDRLSSFPAPSSGAADPGPGGYGVSLVRVDGTFHRSARREDGTSGLLRTNPVEAHAVVEEIRRRFDAQPGRVPSLGVVTFNAQQRTLIESLLRDSGDDRLVEALDGSAPDATGADAGGATSAAASGEGLFVKNLENVQGDERDTILFSTAFSVNERGYLPLNFGPLNRDGGERRLNVAITRARRQVVVFTSFDPEQLRAEETQSVGIKHLRAYLDLAATGSRTVSVAGRRPAVIDRHREQVADALRVRGFVVRTDVGLSEFRIDLVIADPAAPDRPLVAVLLDGPGWAARRTVGDRDGLPLEVLGLMLRWPAVERVWLPEWLAEPGDVLDDLIAAVEAAAADVPRETAGQAHVSGLVQASARQRAVSAVPQAAPPGPSGPIVGSEPSVEPEPEPELSVDLEPSVDPEPSGSPEPTVRHGPTGPVQFAPWEPRVAGDRAVLDGLPGERAAAQVRSVIEEVVAAEGPVHLDRLTRLVAASFGLPRMAPVRAAAIAAQVPADLIWAGAPLDDRPVSSEGGLAWGDAEAFAWPRDLDPATWTGYRRAAPGTTRAIEQVPLREIANVTVALVRASAGVSEAELLRATLAELGKARLTATNRTRLLAALGTAVDAGRVQVSPAGFVTAL, from the coding sequence ATCACGAACCTCCTGACCCGAGCGGTCGCCGACGGCAAGCGGGTCCTGTTCGTCGCCGAGAAGCGCGCTGCCCTCGACGTCGTGCGCGCCCGGCTCGACGAGGTCGGACTGGGTCCTTTCTCGCTCGACCTGCACGACAAGGCCAGCAAGCCGTCCGCGGTCCGTGCCCAGGTCCGGGCCGCCCTCGACCACACGGTCGACGTCGACGAGCAGGGCCTCGAGGTCGAGCTCGAGACGCTGCGCGCAGCGCGGAGCGCCCTGGCCCGGTACGCCGAACGGCTGCACGCGCCGAACGGTGCGGGGCTGTCCTTCTACTCGGCGCGCACGAGCCTGCTCGCCCTCGGCGGCGGCGCGGTGGGCGGTCCCGTCGGCGGTGCGGCGCTCGGGCCCGTGCTCCCGGTGCCGATCGACCTGCTCGACGCCGCGGGGGCCACGCGGCTCGCGAGCATCCGTCGCGCGCTCGAGCTGCTCCCGGACACCGCCGAGCCGGCCCGCCCGCGGCCCGACCATCCGTGGGGGTTCGTCGGGCTCGCCGACCCGGCACGGATCGACGTCCCGGCGGTGGCGCGCGCCGTCGGTGCGGTCGACGCCGCGCTGCGGACCGCGACCGTGCACGTCGGTCCCGCGACGCCTGCCCTGGGCGCCGCGCGTCACCACGTGGACCTCGCGACGCTCGCGAACCTTGCGGCCGCTGACGGTGTGACGCTCGACGAGCTCGACGACACCCGTGCGCCCCGGTGGCGCGAGGCCGCCGAGGCGCTCGTCGACGAGGTGGCCGCGTTCGGGTCCGCGCCCCACCCCGGGCTCGAGCTCGTGGTGCCCGACGTGCTCGGGCTGCCGCTCGGCGAGCTCGCCGTCGAGGCGCACGCCGCAGCCGCGTCGAGCTGGTTCGGACGCCGTCGGCGTCTCGCAGCGATCGCCGACCACCTGCGACCCGGTCTGCGGCTGGGAGCGATCGTCAAGCCGGCCCGCGTCCCCGAGCTGACCGCGTCGCTCGCGGCACTGCAGGCCGCCGCCGAGAACCTGGCGTTCCGGGCCGAGCAGCTCGCCGGCGTCGCACTGCCCGCCACCTGGAACCCGATGGTGCCCGAGGCCCTCGACGAGCTCACGGCACAGGTCGAGTGGCTGACCTGGGCGGGTGCGGCCGTCGACCCCGACGGCGACGACCCCACCGCCGACCCGTTCGTCCGGGCCCTCCGGGAGCTGCTGGGCGGCGGGGTGCGCGGCGCGATCGCGGCCGGCACCATCGAGGGGCTCGACGAGCTCGCGCGGGCAGCCGCCGCGCTCATGACGACGGTTGCCGCGACACCCGAGCAGGTCGCGCGGTGGAGCGCGGACGTCGGCGTCGTCGGCCGCTGGATCGCGACCGCCGAGGGCAGGGCGGCACGGCCCACCCAGGACGCGACGCCGGTCCGCCGCGGTGACCGCACGGCTGAGATCGACCCCGTGCCGCTGACCCGCTGGGTCGCGTTCGTCGGGGCGCTCGAGCCGCTGCGGCACGCCCACCTGCTCGCGGCACGCGAGGCGCTGCTCCTCGGCACCGTCGACTCGACCGCCGCGGTCAACGCCCTCGGTCGGGGCGTGGCCCTGGCCTCGGCTCGTGAGCGCCGGGTGGCCACCGGGCTCGACGGTTTCGACCCCCTCGTCCAGCAGCACACCATCGAGCGGTTCACCGCGGCGGCACGCACGGTCCGCGACCTGCAGCGCGCGGCGATCCCCGCGGAGATCGTCCGGTCCCGCTCGTTCGACGCGGGATCGGCCGCCGGGCAGACCGGTGCGCTCGGTCGCGAGCTCGCCCGGCAGCGCGGCGGCCTCGGGGTGCGCGGGCTCATGTCGACGTACGGGGACCTCATCACGCGCGCGCTCCCGTGCGTGCTCGTGAGCCCCGACTCGCTGGCCCGGTTCTTCCCCGTCCAGGAGAACCTGTTCGACCTCGTGGTGTTCGACGAGGCGTCGCAGATCCGCGTCGCGGACGCCGTCGGTGCGATGGGCAGGGCACGCAGCGTCGTCGTCGTCGGCGACTCGCAACAGCTTCCGCCGACGTCGTTCGCCGAGGTCAGCGGCGGGGACCCGCTCGACGACCCGGAGGACCCCGCGCTCGGCGTCCTGACCGTGGAGGACGAGGAGAGCATCCTGTCCGAGTGCGTCCAGGCGCGCGTGCCGCGGCACTGGCTCAGCTGGCACTACCGGAGCCAGGACGAGTCGCTCATCGCGTTCAGCAACCACCAGTACTACGAGGACCGGCTCAGCTCGTTCCCCGCGCCGTCGTCCGGTGCGGCCGACCCCGGTCCCGGCGGGTACGGCGTCAGCCTCGTGCGTGTCGACGGGACGTTCCACCGGTCGGCCCGACGCGAGGACGGGACCAGCGGTCTCCTGCGCACCAACCCGGTCGAGGCCCACGCGGTCGTCGAGGAGATCCGGCGCCGGTTCGACGCCCAGCCCGGGCGGGTCCCCTCGCTCGGTGTCGTGACGTTCAACGCGCAGCAGCGGACGCTCATCGAGTCGCTGCTGCGGGACTCGGGCGACGACCGTCTCGTCGAGGCGCTCGACGGGAGCGCGCCGGACGCGACCGGGGCCGACGCCGGCGGGGCCACCTCCGCGGCGGCCAGCGGCGAGGGGCTGTTCGTCAAGAACCTCGAGAACGTCCAGGGCGACGAGCGCGACACCATCCTGTTCTCGACCGCCTTCTCCGTGAACGAGCGGGGCTACCTGCCGCTCAACTTCGGACCCCTCAACCGGGACGGCGGGGAACGCCGGCTCAACGTGGCCATCACCCGTGCGCGGCGACAGGTCGTCGTGTTCACGTCGTTCGACCCCGAGCAGCTGCGCGCCGAGGAGACCCAGAGCGTCGGCATCAAGCACCTGCGCGCCTACCTCGACCTGGCGGCGACCGGCTCCCGGACCGTCTCGGTGGCGGGGCGACGGCCTGCCGTGATCGACCGGCACCGCGAGCAGGTCGCCGACGCGCTGCGGGTCCGCGGGTTCGTGGTCCGGACCGACGTCGGGCTCTCGGAGTTCCGCATCGACCTCGTGATCGCCGACCCGGCCGCCCCCGACCGTCCGCTCGTCGCGGTGCTGCTCGACGGACCCGGATGGGCCGCACGGCGCACGGTGGGTGACCGCGACGGCCTGCCGCTCGAGGTGCTCGGACTGATGCTGCGGTGGCCCGCGGTCGAGCGCGTGTGGCTGCCCGAGTGGCTCGCCGAACCGGGCGACGTGCTCGACGACCTCATCGCTGCGGTCGAGGCGGCGGCCGCCGATGTTCCACGTGAAACCGCTGGTCAGGCGCATGTTTCCGGGCTTGTTCAGGCATCGGCTCGACAGCGAGCCGTCTCGGCGGTGCCTCAGGCAGCGCCGCCAGGCCCATCCGGGCCGATAGTTGGGTCTGAGCCGAGCGTCGAGCCCGAGCCCGAGCCCGAGCTGAGCGTCGACCTTGAGCCGAGCGTCGACCCCGAGCCGAGCGGCAGCCCTGAGCCGACGGTCCGGCACGGGCCGACGGGTCCGGTTCAGTTCGCACCGTGGGAGCCGCGGGTCGCGGGCGACCGGGCCGTTCTCGACGGACTCCCGGGCGAGCGCGCCGCCGCCCAGGTCCGCTCGGTCATCGAGGAGGTCGTCGCGGCCGAGGGACCGGTGCACCTCGACCGCCTCACGCGCCTTGTCGCGGCGTCGTTCGGGTTGCCGCGGATGGCTCCTGTACGTGCGGCCGCGATCGCGGCGCAGGTGCCGGCCGACCTCATCTGGGCCGGTGCGCCGCTCGACGATCGACCTGTCTCGAGCGAGGGCGGACTCGCGTGGGGCGACGCCGAGGCTTTCGCGTGGCCGCGCGACCTCGACCCGGCGACCTGGACCGGCTACCGCCGCGCGGCCCCCGGGACGACGCGGGCGATCGAGCAGGTTCCCCTGCGCGAGATCGCGAACGTCACGGTCGCGCTCGTCCGAGCCTCCGCCGGGGTGTCCGAGGCCGAGCTGCTGCGCGCGACTCTGGCGGAGCTCGGCAAGGCCCGCCTGACGGCGACCAACCGGACGAGGCTGCTCGCGGCGCTCGGGACCGCGGTCGACGCCGGACGCGTGCAGGTGTCGCCGGCCGGGTTCGTCACGGCGCTGTGA